A genomic segment from Lutzomyia longipalpis isolate SR_M1_2022 chromosome 3, ASM2433408v1 encodes:
- the LOC129792183 gene encoding uncharacterized protein LOC129792183 — protein MSENDPGGPSAPPVDNVRVQRPITYKYIPNIKYNGFKVMVTSEKRPLDSIDIGDRVKKLFRKDEIRQIRQTGRKSLIIYCENHNVANAIQEVPTLQSEGTKVFIPLYFTTTCGVIWGINKKYSEEYLLENLEAGQLKITKVVRVKRHEMIDGQKTAIDTERVKVYFEGGCIPEYVFINYVRVPCQPFVMRATACKICWSYYHGAWNCPEQSAKCKRCGEEISTTHSFTTCQESPKCIACKGNHSADFVNCPEKIRQENINNLVAYKNMSKAEAALHYPHPKQRTNTHSQIVISNRYTALDDESDDDFPTLEEASRTKKTKKQRRAQIPIHEAPITSTPTAYNNNISDEEEEHNQKRDTRKNRHEGKTSTRQQPSTSKQHNMQNSRQHEPSTSQSTQHQNSTKRDRHALSSSNEEAPKRQRQSQEM, from the exons atgagtgaaaatgaTCCCGGGGGGCCTAGTGCCCCTCCGGTGGACAATGTGAGGGTTCAGAGACCCATAACCTACAAATACATTCCGAACATTAAATACAATGGATTCAAAGTGATGGTGACCAGCGAGAAGCGTCCCCTAGATTCAATTGACATAGGGGATCGCGTGAAGAAGCTTTTCCGAAAGGACGAAATCCGCCAAATCAGGCAAACGGGACGTAAATCTCTCATAATCTACTGTGAAAACCACAACGTGGCCAATGCCATTCAGGAAGTGCCAACCCTGCAAAGTGAAGGTACCAAAGTCTTCATTCCCCTCTACTTCACCACTACATGTGGAGTAATATGGGGCATCAACAAGAAATACAGTGAAGAATACCTACTGGAGAATCTCGAAGCGGGACAACTGAAGATCACAAAAGTGGTGAGAGTGAAACGCCATGAGATGATTGACGGTCAAAAGACCGCTATCGATACAGAGCGAGTGAAAGTGTATTTTGAGGGAGGATGCATACCAGAGTATGTGTTCATTAACTACGTGCGTGTGCCATGTCAACCATTTGTAATGCGAGCAACCGCGTGCAAAATCTGCTGGTCTTACTACCACGGGGCATGGAATTGCCCAGAACAATCCGCAAAATGCAAGAGGTGTGGAGAAGAAATTTCTACCACCCACTCATTCACAACATGCCAAGAATCACCCAAATGCATCGCATGCAAAGGAAATCACAGTGCTGACTTTGTGAATTGTCCTGAAAAAATTCGCCAAGAGAACATCAATAACCTTGTTGCCTACAAGAACATGAGCAAAGCGGAAGCAGCCCTGCATTACCCGCACCCGAAACAACGCACAAACACACACTCACAGATAGTCATCTCAAACAGATACACCGCTCTTGATGATGAGAGCGATGATGATTTCCCCACCCTCGAGGAAGCTAGTCGCACCAAAAAGACCAAAAAGCAACGACGAGCACAAATACCAATCCACGAAGCACCAATCACATCAACACCAACTGCATACAATAACAACATTAGCGACGAAGAAGAAGAGCACAACCAGAAACGTGACACACGGAAAAATCGACATGAAGGGAAAACATCAACCCGACAGCAACCATCAACAAGCAAGCAACATAACATGCAAAATTCAAGACAACATGAACCATCAACATCACAGTCCACACAACACCAAAACTCCACAAAGCGAGACAGACATGCTCTCTCTTCCAGCAATGAAGAAGCACCCAAACGACAACGGCAATCCCAG GAGATGTGA
- the LOC129792180 gene encoding uncharacterized protein LOC129792180, with the protein MSVIIRLQNLPWSANALDIRAFFKGLSILDGGVNIVGGEMGDAFIAFSTDEDARQALMMTGGKIKEVGVQLFLSSRAEMQKVIETARQQTTAAFAQVAPTPPPPVITPIAPVVTTIVATTPVIETPPVVATPIGAAAAIASPLSNLLTRQMLEQKFQQQEQEKLQQQLEQQLLEHKKALLQQQLEKQGGFNMELGKSILMGEQFTQQLSLQQQQQLLQQRFQQQGGQEKPLPQLMQQHVRDPRRSIEKNDKLGGLSDRDKDRDRRGRDRKSRSRSRDRRRSRSRDRSSRRRRERSRSRDRRDRDRDRRRRDRRTNSRERSHDRDRSSKESDRERNKDRPRDEGGAKDLALKANQGVFASGIWDIPPNIQNTTTQPLTLQPTVDISNAASASSLSPEERTNLLKLSEKRDLNAFQGGNSWNNSAGYSTGNSNASSRGSGQMDTGLCVRISGMELITGYGEIRRFFQGLAINSSGIKMINDTNGKRIGEACVEFIRPDYRRYALMRDGMMLKEKKVHVVAITQEEFDKEIDSYRPLFMQRGRNNQEPFEVEDDNSREKVQSDADEPTRCLKMTNLPAYATQQDIKKMYANFSIDEIVLVQENSRVCTAYVRFFRSNDAKMAFNLPSGSLLYRNLDISLCEEEKFNRMMMYHAGGIRDSVRSEREERSDGDRYDRGHYGGRQYSTEDRGGQFDSHRDRGNYDGQRDRKQYDSDGRSSDGQQQHSRSQFRARGRSRFDNPDRKQFESKQYESHTIEDNDESKCERADEGNKENSDSESAYNPEQDITNTTALGSERKDNKGEAEKQNDSVESENVLQIDEDSHNEEVYKIDDDDCIPAEVEVSMDIVSQESNEECTNVFKKHEDPRLSRGTLNDSIQLSFNQSSLDPRLNRAAAQENRDPRLGNRKKTDCVVISNLELKITDRDVVDFFSDVGLIPLRVHMLLNTVGQPSGDCFVEFSNPEDAEKALVKNRQHLGQNTVTVETIAREKVEEILNSFDEPSPAFEVDSPDDMTPPPPTPPFGMRGSNFGMQQPPNLMRMRGPFPPRLMGPNGPAGPMGPPFGGVRPPFGAIRMNGNGMMNLMPKGCIVAAENLPYRATYDDILEFFRGFDLTPTDIMRRFNDKGQATGDARIRFVNPGEAMRAVETRNQMRMMGRPVYLNLLDN; encoded by the exons ATGAGTGTGATAATTCGACTGCAGAATTTGCCATGGTCAGCAAATGCCCTGGATATTCGGGCATTTTTTAAGGGGCTCTCCATCCTCGATGGCGGTGTCAACATTGTTGGTGGTGAAATGGGGGATGCTTTTATTGCCTTCAG CACCGACGAGGATGCACGTCAGGCTCTCATGATGACTGGAGGGAAGATTAAGGAGGTGGGTGTTCAGCTTTTTCTCTCATCACGTGCTGAAATGCAGAAGGTGATTGAAACTGCGCGTCAACAAACAACTGCGGCCTTTGCTCAAGTTGCTCCAACCCCTCCACCGCCGGTCATTACGCCCATAGCTCCTGTTGTTACGACCATTGTAGCCACAACACCCGTTATTGAGACACCCCCTGTTGTGGCGACTCCAATTGGAGCTGCTGCAGCTATTGCATCTCCACTGTCGAATCTCCTCACGCGGCAGATGTTGGAGCAGAAATTTCAGCAGCAGGAACAGGAGAAGCTTCAGCAGCAGCTCGAGCAGCAATTGTTGGAGCACAAGAAGGCCCTGTTGCAGCAGCAGCTCGAGAAGCAGGGGGGTTTCAATATGGAATTGGGGAAATCTATTCTCATGGGGGAACAGTTTACACAACAGTTGTCgctgcagcagcaacagcaactACTGCAGCAGAGATTTCAGCAGCAGGGTGGTCAGGAGAAGCCGTTGCCGCAGTTGATGCAGCAACATGTTCGGGATCCCAGGCGATCTATTGAGAAGAATGACAAACTCGGGGGCCTGAGCGACAGGGATAAGGATAGAGATCGTCGCGGACGCGATAGGAAGTCACGATCGCGATCTCGCGATCGCCGACGATCACGTTCGAGAGATCGCAGCAGTAGGAGAAGGCGCGAAAGGAGTCGCTCTCGTGATCGACGTGATCGTGATCGTGATCGTCGTCGACGCGATCGTCGAACAAATTCACGCGAAAGGAGTCATGATCGTGATAGATCTAGCAAGGAGAGTGATCGTGAGAGAAATAAGGATCGCCCACGCGATGAGGGGGGTGCAAAGGATTTGGCATTAAAAGCCAATCAGGGTGTTTTTGCATCTGGCATTTGGGATATTCCaccaaatattcaaaatacaACAACGCAACCCCTTACACTTCAGCCCACTGTGGACATATCCAATGCAGCATCGGCGTCATCCCTTAGTCCAGAGGAAAGAACGAATTTGCTGAAGTTGAGTGAGAAGAGGGATCTCAATGCATTTCAAGGTGGGAATTCATGGAATAATTCTGCTGGCTATTCAACGGGCAATTCAAATGCAAGTAGTAGAGGGAGTGGTCAAATGGATACGGGGTTGTGTGTTAGAATTTCCGGCATGGAACTCATTACGGGTTATGGGGAAATCCGGAGATTCTTTCAAGGACTCGCAATTAATAGTAGCGGCATTAAAATGATCAATGACACCAATGGCAAACGAATTGGTGAGGCTTGTGTTGAATTCATACGTCCCGATTATCGGCGGTATGCTCTTATGCGTGATGGAATGATGCTGAAGGAGAAAaag GTTCACGTGGTTGCAATAACACAGGAAGaatttgataaagaaattGATTCGTACCGTCCACTTTTCATGCAGAGAGGGAGAAATAATCAAGAACCATTTGAGGTTGAGGATGATAATTCACGCGAAAAGGTGCAAAGTGATGCGGATGAACCAACGCGTTGCCTAAAGATGACCAATTTACCGGCTTATGCTACGCAGCAGGATATTAAGAAGATGTATGCGAATTTCTCAATTGATGAAATTGTTCTTGTGCAGGAGAATTCACGCGTTTGTACGGCCTATGTGCGATTCTTCCGGAGCAATGATGCAAAAATGGCATTCAATTTACCAAGTGGAAGTTTGCTGTATCGCAATTTGGACATTAGTTTGTGCgaagaagagaaattcaatCGAATGATGATGTATCATGCGGGTGGAATACGTGATTCTGTGCGCTCGGAGAGGGAGGAGCGCAGTGATGGAGATCGCTATGACAGGGGACATTATGGTGGGCGGCAGTACAGTACGGAAGATAGAGGTGGGCAGTTTGATAGTCATCGCGATAGGGGGAATTATGACGGGCAACGCGATAGGAAGCAGTATGACAGTGATGGACGAAGTAGTGATGGGCAACAGCAGCATAGTAGGAGTCAATTCCGGGCACGTGGTCGGTCGAGATTTGATAATCCGGACAGGAAACAATTTGAGAGTAAACAATATGAGAGTCATACAATTGAGGATAATGATGAGAGCAAGTGTGAGAGGGCAGATgaaggaaataaagaaaattctgataGTGAATCAGCATATAATCCCGAACAGGATATCACCAATACCACAGCCCTGGGAAGTGAACGGAAAGACAACAAAGGGGAGGCGGAGAAGCAAAATGATTCCGttgaaagtgaaaatgttcTGCAAATAGATGAAGATAGTCACAATGAAGAAGTTTACaaaattgatgatgatgattgcATTCCAGCTGAAGTGGAAGTTTCCATGGATATTGTGTCCCAGGAGAGCAATGAAGAGTGTACGAATGTGTTCAAGAAACACGAAGATCCTCGCCTTTCCCGGGGAACACTCAATGATAGCATTCAATTGTCCTTCAATCAGAGTTCTCTCGATCCGAGACTCAATCGTGCTGCCGCACAGGAGAATCGTGATCCACGTTTGGGGAATAGGAAGAAAACTGATTGTGTTGTCATATCGAATCTTGAGCTAAAGATAACAGATAGGGATGTTGTGGACTTCTTCTCAGACGTTGGATTGATTCCCCTTCGTGTTCATATGCTCCTCAATACAGTGGGTCAACCGTCAGGGGATTGTTTTGTCGAGTTCTCCAATCCGGAGGATGCAGAGAAGGCTCTTGTGAAGAATAGGCAACATCTTGGGCAGAATACGGTGACTGTGGAGACCATTGCGAGGGAGAAAGTTGAGGAGATTCTCAATTCATTCGATGAACCCTCACCGGCATTTGAGGTGGATTCCCCGGATGATATGACACCTCCACCACCAACGCCACCATTTGGGATGCGTGGCAGCAATTTTGGGATGCAACAACCACCGAATCTTATGCGAATGCGAGGACCCTTCCCGCCGCGGCTCATGGGACCCAATGGGCCAGCTGGTCCAATGGGGCCACCATTTGGCGGTGTAAGACCACCTTTTGGCGCAATACGTATGAATGGCAATGGGATGATGAATTTAATGCCAAAGGGGTGCATTGTAGCAGCTGAAAATCTTCCCTATCGCGCCACGTACGATGATATCCTCGAATTCTTCAGGGGCTTCGATCTAACACCCACGGACATCATGAGGCGCTTCAATGATAAAGGCCAAGCAACGGGCGATGCGAGGATACGTTTTGTCAATCCTGGCGAAGCTATGCGGGCAGTTGAGACGCGCAATCAAATGCGAATGATGGGGCGACCTGTTTACCTCAATCTTCTTGATAATTAA